ctaaaacaaatatatttacaacgGCTACAAGTTACATGTATTGGGATTTGCAGTTACACTTTTTATGAAAACACAATAATTACTACTACAAAACCGATTGTTTTGCTTAGCCTTATATTGAATATTCATCTTACAAAAACTCAATTTATCGTTACGTTAATAGCAGTAGCTTATAACATGaaattatttatgttttgaCATGAAATGGATCACAAGgttcaacaaaaatattaaaatcttcGCCTAACAAATTATCcctataaacaacaatatattcatattcatatataaatagtcATTATCTTAAGGTCAAAGTTTAACTTACTGTTAACTCCGAAACGTTACTGTCATTGAAACGTTTAAAGATAGCGTTAAAAGCTACATTTAGCACGCTTACAATTACGAAATtccgtaatatatatatatcaaaaaaacCTTAAACGATATATATGTAATCGACATTATCATAGAAAAGACATCATTTGATAAATCAATTATAATAAGCCAATGACGACAACATGCCATCATGAAcgttttattttgaattgttgtACACATCTAATAAGATAACGGTATCGTAAAGCTTCCTGGTCCTTCTCTTTTTCTTGGAGACCAAATGCGACTAGGAGGATAGGATTATCACACACTCTAAATATAAATAGTTAGGGGTGTAATCGTGTTTCACATTCAGTTCTTTATTCATGGAATTTGCAATATTTGAAAGGTTAGTTATTTCTATCGATATAGCTGTAAACAAGACATAGGATTTTTATTTACGCTTAAGAGAAAAAAGAGAAGGAGAAAACGTACTCAAGTACACAAACGATACATTTGTCCGTTTTATATTACAGCTGTGGAATCTCATTTAACTGATACTTTACTaggttatgtgtgtatgtgtaggaGACAACAATGACTTTACGATCAAACATGACTCCCCTTATGTTGTATAGTGCTCGTCACGCTCAGTTAATCACCCGTCACGATAGTGATATGACGAGGGGTGGCATCTTTACATGTCAAATAAGCCAATGTGATAACATATCAACGGTCATACATCATGTGTTTTCAAAGCCATACCCTCACCTCTCTCCCCTACGATTTAAGTGCATTGGCGAGAACATTAAAATTCATGACTTTCAGAACAAGACGTTTGTCGGGTGAACAGATGTATGAATAGGGAACCCGCATTGCAGTAGTGTTCGGCATATGTCGGCAAGTTCCGTCGCCTTGTAGCAGTAGACAGACTAATTATTATACGAAAGGAAATCGTTTTTTTATACAAACCACAGTTAAAAGGGGGAAATTACTATCAAGATCATATGGTCTGTTTTCctaattttattcattttccgcCCTTAAGCCATTAATTTCAATGTTcctaattaatgtttttttttttttttttttttttgatttaaCAGAAATAACCATGTACTTACCAACCGTATTGATACGAAATATGTAAAACATGGCTTAACATATTACCAAATAAATTTGCATTTTGCCTAGAGAATGATTAATGGCTTCGTAGAATATGTTATATAGTATGCATAAGTACTTTACGAAGACATTATTTTCTAGATGTGACGCAAATTGATTTAGTAAAATTTAGACATAAATgcataaacaattaaatatgtgtattttaaaataatatcaacaactgatatcaatttcattatttgaaaataacCGTAACCGATAATTCAAATGTGTTATACCCACAGATCCTCCTTACCTACCACTCCCACACCAAGTAGCTATTGCTCGTTCAACCCTACCAGGAGCGGGGTTTGGAGTGTTCGCCACATCGCAGATTAAACCTGGAACAGAGATGGGACCATATGTGGGGACGATATTACATCATGGGGATCTCGACGGTTTAGGAGATAACACAAAAACATGGGAGGTAAGGCATTCCTACATATATTCTACCTTTTATGTTTACTTCTAAACGTAGTCGAAAGATATGATGTTAACATGTAGTAACACTTCGCTCATTCCCTAGCTTATTCTTAAAGTTGCTTCATCGTCGACAACATTTGCGCtgctttttatttaaaaaaaaaatatgcataaaATGGCACATATGgtacaaaaacatacataacTAACTTCAACTAATGAAAAAGTAATGGCAGCATCCTAAAAATGACCGCCTAGCAGACCAAAGTTACACACAAAACATAGGGGAGGCTCGCGATTGAATTTGTTCTGGATGCAATTAATCATCCATCCACTTTAATTCAAAGGATGAAAAAAGCAGCTCAAATGTTTGGAgggtaaaaaaacaacatatgtAATTATTGGTTTACAATATTCATCAATCGGTTCACACCTACTCATTGTCTTAACTATAGTATTTATCTGCTTATCGGGCCATCAGGTAATGTGTcaacaatatttcattaaagatgttttttttataatcttaGTATGAACAATTATTCCATCAGCATACTGACATTAACAGGTATTTGACAAGGACGGGCGTGTGTTGTACTTCCTGGACGGTGGAACTAGGAATCCTGCCAGCTGGCTGACCTTTGTCCAGTGTGCCCGATCAGAACTCGAACAGAACCTAGAGGTAGTCCAAGCCGGAAAGGACATATATTACCGAGCTTTACGAGTATGTATACAAAAGTGTACACATTATCACTATACATAATGAACCTTCCATAACGATACCGAACcgatatatcaaatattagaTTTTCTTTAAGCTAGCAGGTTTTTCATTCTTCCATTTTTCCAACATCTTTGCGGTATAAACAGACTCTAACCTTAACATTTCACTTAATATTCTTTCAGTGACATTTTCGAGAGTCAAAGTCCACGAATGGCTAATCGATAACTATTTGCATTCCTCGTTTACTTTTACTTTGTTAATATTCGTGACAACTTGACTTCAGTTCGGAagcaaaaatatacattatataaatgaaaagttcatcaatcaaaatatgtatcgAGTATGTAAACAGTGAACGACACGTAACCTTATTTGTGTTTTGTAGGACATTGAACCAGAGGAGGAGCTTCTGGTTTGGTACGGTCGGTCACAGAACCTCTATATGGGTATACCAGACCCAGATATGGAGGAGATCAGTAGCATGAAAGGCAACAACAAATGTAAGCTTCTTTTAGTAAATCAATGTCGTAATAATTATTTAGATCAAGAGGTGTAAATACtttgataattatatttctGTATGAATCATCTACATCAATAAAAGCTGATTGGCCATGTATAAACTTGTGCAAAAACACGCAGTCGTTAATTCAAAAATATACTGCATTCAAATCTGAGCTAATCCATGACCGTCAAATTGCAAgacaaatatttaaaagttaCAAACGTGTATCTCATTTTAGTGGTGGAGCTAGAGAGACGATCTGAGGGAGAAGAAAGTGACACCACGACAGGAAAACTTCGCTGTGTACTATGCAGACGTGGATTTAATTCTAGAAGTAATCTTCGGTCACACATGCGCATTCACACTCTCGAAAAACCATTCACTTGCAGATTTTGTAACAGACGTTTCAGTCAATCATCGACTCTACGGAATCATGTTCGATTACATACAGGTTTGTAAACGATTGAATTAAATTTTGATGTTGTTCTGTGACATTCAAATTGATAAtgtgataattttatttatttatgcatAAAGCTAAAATACTATTGTTTTCTACGAGAACTATTGTGGGTGCGCCAGTTCATCAGTGCGCCAATCTGTTCAAGTTGAGTTATGCGCTAAATTTTGAATGCGCCTAATAAATTTATAGCataattaatatcatatttacgTAAACACGCGTAGTAAACATCGCTATTTTGAATTCTATATTTACAGGTGAGAAGCCATACCGATGTCAGATATGTACGAATTCCTACTCCCAGTTGGCCGGTCTACGTGCGCACCAACGGAGCGCAAGACACAGGCCAAACACATCATAAAGCATCGACTTGGGATTCACCATGGTCAAAATCGACAAATCTATATGCAATATAAACGATACCATGTTCGATAAGTGGACATTTATTTAAATGCATATTGTGCAGGAAAGCTATGTGTCTGAATAATGAATTGTGAGTGCAAACaaacatatgtacataatatataaacatgtgaaatCAATCACACTCGAAAGAATTTCAAACCTTcgagaaaacaaatatgatttcaTGACATAAGGTTTGGTTCTTCGGTCGATTTTCCCAAAAAGACCaaatgtaatgtacatatattaccCCAAAGTATTGGAATATAGCAGAGCAACTGACAAAGCACCCACTAGCTTTGTAGGAGACCAAGTGAACAAATATATCTTACAGCCTTTTTGTGCCGCTTCACCCGAAGGattgttacataaacaatatacatttgtattaggATTTGATGTACACCAATCTTGACACTGTGTGGTATTTCTGGGTAGTGTTATTTTGAAGATTCTCAAGGTAAGACAGCCGGTATACCAACACGATAGTGTACACATATGTTAGTGCTTCAGCAGTACTAGATTCAAAGGCAGCACATTTCTTCGTTGTGTACAACTCGGTTGTGAAATCATATATGATAATGCAGTACTTACGTCTGTATTTTCATTAAAGGATCAATTTCGCGTATATTTGGCATTTAATTAAGTATTGGACCATGTGCTGTGTCATTGTCATCTTATACTACTGTCAAACTGGACCAGGTTTACTGTGTTATAGCTAtcttaatacaaaatgtaaatcgAATATATCGATCACCAAAGAACATTATACAAGTCTGCATTTTAAGAGACAATGCTCAAGCCTgcagagaaatatatatatatatatatgtttgcaTATTAAGTATGTTTTACGATGAAttgttatttaattttgttttcaattgtacatgttttgtaataaattacGATGCAACTTGAATCCAATCTTCTTTATTAATGTAACCCCCAattaacaacaatatatatttagattGTGATTTTACGGAATTCCTTATTTCAGTTACATCAAAAAGCTAAACCCGTCATGAAATATGCTTGCTGAACATCGGTGAACTTTGATCATTCATTTTTTAAGATGTAACAATTCACAATATACAAAAGATGTATGTTGTTGTTGACATATCTAATAACTGTTTTACATCTAAGGTTACCAAATTTATCCTTATGTATACCATATACAAATCCTCGTGGATACAGTACACGTGTCAATAAATAGCTAGATTAAGAAAAGCCAACACTCTTTTCTGTAAAGGCACAATTGttaatgtaatgatataaacaaccTTGCTCACAAAATATTCGTTaaagtatttatttttgattgaAATTACCTGCAGACGTCTTTGACAGtgtaaaaaatgtttatatttagtattcGATGTTAATCATAAATGATTCTTGAAAATTCGTCATCAGTTAATGTATTTTTCTTGGGTCGATATAATCATGAACCGACCTCATCAAAAGGCCATGTTTATATGGCATTGTCTGTCCGtactatttttttcaaatatgatattttttccttttttttaagtaaatgaTATCACCATTCCGAATAGGTGACAGCATCGAAATTGGTATCCCAGTGAAAACAATAACTAAATCTTTGAGAATTGAAACATGTTTATTTGGAAATAAATagattatgaaaatatatatatagcatggTGGTATGGTATAATAAAAAGTATATCATGATCATTATTGTAAGCcaaatatttttctttactTCTATTTAAAAACAGCATCAATGTATTTCCAATAAGAATGGTTACTCCTCCCTTATTACTGTGAGGTAAGCATCTCAACATAGAACTCAATGGTACAAACCGAGAATCAGTTTTTACTTTGATTCAAAATACTTGCCTTTTTCAAGGTTTTTGTTTATTCATAATATAGAATTTCTAAAAACAAGAACTCTTAAAACAAAACCGTTCATTTCCGTACCACAATTACCTAGTTAAAAGTATTGACTTCACCTATCGCTACCTTGCCACTTATGATATGCTTAATAGGATTTTATATGCTTTTGGCAAGGGTTTAAAACAAATACCAATTATCGACATGGGATCAATTTTGATTATCGttatgaaatattacaattgtGTTTAACCACTAAAtgtcaaatgaaatattattaagTGTGTGTTAGACGAAAGGCTTAATATGATTCAAAGCCTCACATATAAATCTATGCAACTAAAACAATTCATAATctaaatatactgatattagGTGCACATAACGACTCATACAAATTCAAAATAACGTCAAAAATAATTCCggcagaaaaaaaaagtatcaaataAGAAAAGATACCTATATTTCCCGTACATTTATCAACCTAGAAAAAACTGAGCAATCTCTGCAATAGGGTTTTGACAAATGatgaattaattataaattgaaCTTTCTACAATAgcaaataaaattatatatatattcttaataCAGGAGAAAAGACATGGAAAACAAACAACGTGCCAATGACTAGACTTGAAGTGAGtgcagatacatgtacaaaataagAAAACTAAAAATCGACGGTCTCGCCAAGAACGTTTATCGAACGCAATACCAATGTGAGGACAATGCAAACAAGTTGAGCAGTATTCATACCGACATGGATTAATAAATTGACCGcttatttacaaacaaaatatagcTGTATTGCTTAAACAAATTGTCGTCAAAGctcaaaaagatattttaacgtatatcatttttttctcgCAAATATTGCTTATCTTCTGTTTATTGATATGCAAATCATATTTCCCTTTTTTCCACTTCTTCGtaaatataataacatattgTGTTTTCTCATTAAAAGCCACCTAACAAGCAGCAAGCTCTGTTCAATCAAAAACTTatctaacaaaacaacacaattcCCTTTTTAATATCATTTGAGAGATAATGAAATTATCTCAGAAAAGTCAGTACTATAGATATATTCGAAAGCGatttcatatatttaaaatgattttgaatgataattatttttacTGCGTGTAGATCGGTATAAACTATCGCTTTATTTAagaattgcgaaacaagttggatcacaacttatattaatcactcttgttggcccggatggaagcacacgaggggtcttactgaGGGGACAAACCGGAATACCCCAGGAAACCCAAGTCAATAGACAGGTGATCCTGACCTTAGTATGTACGATATCAAACATATCACAAATTAACGTGATCATTAAATACTTAATTAGGAGAGGCCGTCCTTtcacatacatacatcaaaGTTACCGTGTGTCATTGGCGTGTTGTAGCTATATGTGACATGACACGGTTAACAATAGCAGTATTTCTTTATAAGTCAGGGACATCGAAAATTTATAAATGGGATGAACACAGAACGATGTACATGTAAACCGTTACATTAACAAGCTTTATCTTCGAAACAAATTTACGATTCCATCCTCTCAAGGAAAAGAACAATTACACTAATATGGATTCAATAATGGTAAATCATTGACGAATAAGTTtccaaatataaattaaaattttaatctAGTAAATGAGTATGGTACTCACTGTTTATCAttaatttcctttaaaataatCCACATTTTCATTATATGCTGTAATACcaattacattatcattaataGAGAAAAATAGCACATATTCTTAGACAACTGATTTGTAAATTTCTGCAAGATTCTGTTTTCAGGTTTCctactgtaaatatttgttat
The window above is part of the Pecten maximus chromosome 2, xPecMax1.1, whole genome shotgun sequence genome. Proteins encoded here:
- the LOC117319162 gene encoding PR domain zinc finger protein 12-like, with protein sequence MENSTIFTFTENDLRFVLYGQHLSSGNGHKDVLYPPYLPLPHQVAIARSTLPGAGFGVFATSQIKPGTEMGPYVGTILHHGDLDGLGDNTKTWEVFDKDGRVLYFLDGGTRNPASWLTFVQCARSELEQNLEVVQAGKDIYYRALRDIEPEEELLVWYGRSQNLYMGIPDPDMEEISSMKGNNKLVELERRSEGEESDTTTGKLRCVLCRRGFNSRSNLRSHMRIHTLEKPFTCRFCNRRFSQSSTLRNHVRLHTGEKPYRCQICTNSYSQLAGLRAHQRSARHRPNTS